In Musa acuminata AAA Group cultivar baxijiao chromosome BXJ3-11, Cavendish_Baxijiao_AAA, whole genome shotgun sequence, one DNA window encodes the following:
- the LOC135653349 gene encoding 2-carboxy-1,4-naphthoquinone phytyltransferase, chloroplastic-like isoform X2, with amino-acid sequence MAVVVVPTAYALPPPSLLLSTTSLPSPPPLPAIFQKSTAWLPLTKSRWVVAARRTSLLPPCQMSFAEAVGKGDEDGVSRATLLWRAAKLPIYSVALVPLSVGCAAAYLQSGLFSLKHYLVLLFASVLVITWLNLSNDVYDFDTGADQNKKESVVNILGSRGVTQFAANASLALGFMGLFWACAEAGDIRFIILVTCAILCGYVYQCPPFRLSYQGLGEPLCFAAFGPFATTAFYFSSSSRNLSSGISPLPVTGRVLFSSFLVGLTTTLVLFCSHFHQIDGDQAVGKMSPLVLYISYQHTTSHISINLMIRNCKYLSDQNENRIYFRSFDILYILVYSLVPFCFDHSDG; translated from the exons ATGGCTGTGGTCGTGGTTCCGACAGCATACGcccttcctcctccctccctcctcctctctACTACATCTCTCCCTTCTCCACCGCCTCTTCCAGCCATCTTCCAAAAATCCACGGCCTGGCTTCCCCTAACGAAGAGCAGATGGGTGGTGGCTGCGAGGAGGACCAGTCTTCTTCCCCCGTGCCAGATGTCTTTTGCTGAGGCGGTGGGCAAAGGAGATGAGGATGGCGTCTCGAGGGCGACGCTTCTGTGGCGAGCCGCCAAGTTGCCCATCTATTCCGTAGCCCTCGTTCCTCTCTCG GTAGGGTGTGCTGCAGCTTACCTCCAATCAGGATTATTTTCTTTGAAGCATTATCTTGTACTGTTATTTGCATCAGTTCTAGTCATCACTTGGCTCAATCTGAG TAATGATGTTTATGATTTTGATACGGGGGCAGATCAAAACAAAAAAGAATCTGTTGTCAATATACTTGGCAG TCGTGGGGTGACACAGTTTGCGGCAAATGCATCACTTGCTCTTGGCTTCATGGGCCTTTTCTGGGCATGTGCAGAGGCAGGAGATATCCGCTTCATTATATTGGTGACATGTGCTATCCTCTGTGGGTATGTTTATCAG TGCCCTCCATTTCGCCTGAGCTACCAAGGACTGGGAGAACCATTATGCTTTGCTGCATTTGGTCCGTTTGCCACTACAGCTTTCTACTTCTCTAGCAGCAGCAGAAACTTATCTAG TGGAATAAGCCCTCTCCCAGTAACCGGTAGAGTTTTATTTTCATCATTCCTTGTTGGTCTGACAACCACCCTCGTTCTTTTCTGCAGCCATTTTCACCAG ATTGATGGAGATCAAGCTGTTGGCAAGATGTCACCACTGGTACTTTACATAAGTTATCAGCATACTACAAGCCATATAAGCATTAATCTTATGATAAGGAATTGCAAGTATTTGAGTGATCAAAATGAAAACAG GATTTATTTTCGGTCATTTGATATTTTATACATCCTTGTTTATTCTTTAGTTCCTTTCTGCTTTGACCATTCCGATGGGTAA
- the LOC135653349 gene encoding 2-carboxy-1,4-naphthoquinone phytyltransferase, chloroplastic-like isoform X1: MAVVVVPTAYALPPPSLLLSTTSLPSPPPLPAIFQKSTAWLPLTKSRWVVAARRTSLLPPCQMSFAEAVGKGDEDGVSRATLLWRAAKLPIYSVALVPLSVGCAAAYLQSGLFSLKHYLVLLFASVLVITWLNLSNDVYDFDTGADQNKKESVVNILGSRGVTQFAANASLALGFMGLFWACAEAGDIRFIILVTCAILCGYVYQCPPFRLSYQGLGEPLCFAAFGPFATTAFYFSSSSRNLSSGISPLPVTGRVLFSSFLVGLTTTLVLFCSHFHQIDGDQAVGKMSPLVRIGTRAGSKVVKYGVISLYVLSLVFGLCKALPATCVFLSALTIPMGKMVIDYVEKNHDDKIKIFMAKYYCVRLHTLFGSALALGLLLARTRITT; encoded by the exons ATGGCTGTGGTCGTGGTTCCGACAGCATACGcccttcctcctccctccctcctcctctctACTACATCTCTCCCTTCTCCACCGCCTCTTCCAGCCATCTTCCAAAAATCCACGGCCTGGCTTCCCCTAACGAAGAGCAGATGGGTGGTGGCTGCGAGGAGGACCAGTCTTCTTCCCCCGTGCCAGATGTCTTTTGCTGAGGCGGTGGGCAAAGGAGATGAGGATGGCGTCTCGAGGGCGACGCTTCTGTGGCGAGCCGCCAAGTTGCCCATCTATTCCGTAGCCCTCGTTCCTCTCTCG GTAGGGTGTGCTGCAGCTTACCTCCAATCAGGATTATTTTCTTTGAAGCATTATCTTGTACTGTTATTTGCATCAGTTCTAGTCATCACTTGGCTCAATCTGAG TAATGATGTTTATGATTTTGATACGGGGGCAGATCAAAACAAAAAAGAATCTGTTGTCAATATACTTGGCAG TCGTGGGGTGACACAGTTTGCGGCAAATGCATCACTTGCTCTTGGCTTCATGGGCCTTTTCTGGGCATGTGCAGAGGCAGGAGATATCCGCTTCATTATATTGGTGACATGTGCTATCCTCTGTGGGTATGTTTATCAG TGCCCTCCATTTCGCCTGAGCTACCAAGGACTGGGAGAACCATTATGCTTTGCTGCATTTGGTCCGTTTGCCACTACAGCTTTCTACTTCTCTAGCAGCAGCAGAAACTTATCTAG TGGAATAAGCCCTCTCCCAGTAACCGGTAGAGTTTTATTTTCATCATTCCTTGTTGGTCTGACAACCACCCTCGTTCTTTTCTGCAGCCATTTTCACCAG ATTGATGGAGATCAAGCTGTTGGCAAGATGTCACCACTG GTTAGAATTGGCACCAGAGCAGGATCTAAAGTAGTGAAATATGGAGTCATCTCACTTTATGTTCTCTCATTGGTTTTTGGTTTATGCAAAGCTCTTCCAGCTACTTGTGTT TTCCTTTCTGCTTTGACCATTCCGATGGGTAAAATGGTGATCGACTACGTCGAAAAAAATCATGAT GATAAGATCAAGATCTTCATGGCGAAATATTATTGTGTGAGGTTACACACATTATTCGGAAGTGCATTAGCTCTTGGACTGCTTTTGGCCAGAACTAGAATTACAACATGA
- the LOC135652821 gene encoding transcription elongation factor SPT4 homolog 2-like, whose product MASGKRSDYFRGDEEDDRAPSFAQIPTSFGHELRACLRCRLVKTYDQFRESGCENCPFLEMEKEHDNVVNCTTPNFTGIISVMDPSRSWAARWLRIGRYIPGCYTLAVSEELPEEYQAICADNNVQYVPPKRA is encoded by the exons ATGGCGAGCGGGAAGCGGAGCGATTACTTCCGTGGGGATGAGGAGGACGATCGGGCGCCAAGCTTCGCCCAGATCCCCACCAGCTTCGGCCACGAGCTTAGGGCTTGCCTCCGCTGTCGTCTCGTCAAGACCTACGACCAG TTCAGGGAATCTGGATGTGAGAACTGCCCCTTCTTGGAGATGGAGAAGGAGCATGACAATGTCGTAAATTGCACCACCCCCAATTTTACAGG GATAATTTCAGTCATGGATCCAAGTAGAAGTTGGGCTGCTAGATGGTTGAGAATTG GGAGGTATATCCCCGGATGCTATACACTGGCAGTCTCTGAAGAACTTCCAGAGGAGTATCAG GCAATTTGTGCCGATAACAATGTTCAGTATGTGCCTCCTAAGCGTGCATAA